A part of Crassostrea angulata isolate pt1a10 chromosome 5, ASM2561291v2, whole genome shotgun sequence genomic DNA contains:
- the LOC128183147 gene encoding uncharacterized protein LOC128183147, whose product MASESANADVVHITLYRGTEQLQAVLSRDLYEMVNDPNCDPNLKEQVYKAAVNNKTSSDTSRPSTTSSDTSRPSTTSSDTSRPSTSSSSCSSPVNGPEKVHIWKECEEKELISIRSDMEEEFEQVKNHDVLWNRITKTLNNHKVPVSCNQVKNKWKKLKKTYKKVVDDNQKTGNKKTTWRYFEEFNLLYGNRASTTAKVTYDSVKGTLNSPQSEESSGEHGQGAPACSASTSAHQNTGKRKPSTSVTGDHELEFKNPKKAKLANVVDKLTAQGDEMIQEMRKQHEAKMNRFDKLLDLLGKRN is encoded by the exons ATGGCGTCGGAAAGTGCAAATGCAGATGT GGTACACATAACACTCTATAGAGGTACAGAGCAATTGCAAGCAGTCTTATCAAGAGACTTGTACGAGATGGTGAACGACCCTAACTGCG ACCCAAATCTTAAGGAGCAGGTATATAAAGCTGCGGTTAACAACAAAACGTCAAGTGACACAAGTAGACCAAGTACAACGTCAAGTGACACAAGTAGACCAAGTACAACGTCAAGTGACACAAGTAGACCAAGTACAAGTAGCAGTAGTTGCTCTTCCCCAGTAAACGGACCTGAAAAG GTTCATATTTGGAAGGAGTGTGAAGAGAAAGAATTGATCTCCATCAGATCTGACATGGAAGAAGAGTTTGAACAAGTTAAAAACCATGATGTTTTGTGGAATCGgataacaaaaacattaaataacCACAAAGTCCCTGTTAGTTGCAACCAAGTTAAAAACAAGtggaaaaaattgaagaaaaccTACAAAAAAGTAGTTGATGATAATCAAAAAACGGGAAACAAGAAAACTACATGGAGgtattttgaagaatttaattTACTGTATGGAAATAGAGCTTCAACAACTGCTAAGGTAACATATGACAGTGTAAAGGGGACACTGAACAGTCCACAGTCAGAAGAAAGTTCTGGTGAACACGGTCAAGGAGCACCTGCTTGTTCTGCATCCACATCTGCACATCAGAATACTGGTAAAAGAAAACCATCAACAAGTGTAACTGGTGATCATGAATTAGAGTTCAAAAATCCCAAAAAAGCAAAGTTGGCAAATGTTGTTGACAAATTAACTGCACAAGGCGATGAAATGATCCAAGAAATGCGAAAACAACATGAGGCAAAGATGAATCGCTTTGACAAGCTACTGGACTTGCTaggaaaaagaaattaa
- the LOC128183846 gene encoding uncharacterized protein F54H12.2-like, with amino-acid sequence MAFLSGDNKDIAQPMELSLFASPTNQVAVEKVYFTEARPISSIGVSDTPIEIVVSGSGAEYIDLKRSKFYVKARILKADGTALAEQEKTSIVNLPLQSMFSQMDVYLNNKLVSFNTNNYPWKAYIKTILFSGKDDLKSQKQSELFYKDEGAMNDANAYNGGNAGLVLRYGFTEQSKTFELEGNLKEDIFDLDKYLINGVDIYIKLFRSSTPFVIMSAESSAAYKLELLDVVFKVAKVRVDPGVLLNHSKQIESTPVKYTISRNELKMNTIPKGSTEFYWDNIFPQAVPDRIVVALVDQKAVNGDYTANPFNFEHMGVTDVGIYVNGESVPGRPLKTDFSAGQYVAAYTRLFEASEKWNSDAGLDISRENFGSGYSLFVFTIDPCGFGEEYLNLIRRGNTRLELKFKEATTKAANALVFATFSSLLEVDKSRGINYIQP; translated from the coding sequence ATGGCCTTTTTAAGCGGTGATAACAAAGACATAGCTCAGCCTATGGAACTGTCTCTGTTTGCATCTCCTACCAATCAAGTAGCTGTAGAGAAAGTATATTTCACGGAAGCTAGACCAATATCCAGCATAGGTGTATCAGACACACCAATCGAAATTGTAGTTTCGGGATCGGGTGCAGAATATATAGATTTAAAAAGAAGTAAATTTTACGTAAAAGCACGGATTTTAAAAGCCGACGGAACAGCTTTGGCTGAACAAGAAAAAACGAGTATCGTCAATCTACCTCTGCAAAGTATGTTTTCTCAGATGGACGTCTATTTAAACAACAAACTGGTGTCCTTCAATACAAACAACTATCCATGGAAAGCGTATATCAAGACAATTTTGTTCAGTGGGAAAGACGACTTGAAATCTCAAAAGCAGTCAGAATTGTTTTATAAAGACGAAGGGGCGATGAACGACGCCAACGCTTACAACGGAGGTAATGCTGGACTGGTGCTACGATACGGTTTTACTGagcaaagtaaaacttttgagctGGAAGGAAATCTGAAGGAAGATATTTTTGATCTTGACAAGTACTTGATAAACGGAGTAGATATTTACATCAAACTATTTAGATCCAGTACCCCGTTTGTAATCATGTCTGCAGAATCCTCCGCAGCTTACAAACTAGAACTGCTGGATGTCGTGTTCAAAGTTGCAAAGGTACGAGTTGATCCTGGAGTATTGCTGAACCACAGTAAACAAATAGAATCGACGCCTGTAAAGTATACGATATCAAGGAACGAACTAAAGATGAACACCATACCCAAAGGATCGACCGAATTTTACTGGGACAATATTTTCCCACAGGCTGTACCAGACCGTATTGTGGTAGCTTTGGTAGACCAAAAAGCTGTCAATGGTGATTATACGGCCAACCCATTCAATTTCGAACACATGGGGGTAACAGATGTCGGTATATACGTCAACGGAGAAAGCGTACCTGGTAGACCACTAAAAACAGACTTTTCGGCGGGACAGTATGTGGCTGCTTACACGCGTTTGTTTGAAGCCTCGGAAAAATGGAACTCTGATGCTGGACTCGATATCTCCCGAGAAAATTTCGGATCGGGATACTCCTTGTTTGTCTTCACCATCGATCCTTGTGGGTTTGGCGAAGAATATTTAAACCTCATTCGTCGAGGAAATACCAGACTGGAACTGAAATTCAAAGAAGCTACAACTAAAGCTGCAAACGCCCTTGTATTTGCTACGTTTTCTTCCCTGCTTGAGGTGGATAAGTCACGTGGCATCAATTATATTCAACCATGA
- the LOC128185954 gene encoding putative nuclease HARBI1 yields MATLGVLYIILENFFDDDHDIVHFWSLRNSTIGHLIAQSQFASRRPYLPRITGFAEDIIIPQFNSCDFKYHFRLSREMFEEILVHIGHRLASDHCGGLVETEPTKQLLIFACYMANTESMREVSPCFNVGLATVHRIIGRTCRIIIECLANVIRWPSSAEQQVIATRFQLNYMFPHTVGVLDGTHIRLSSCPGGDPDYINRKSFPSMQLQVVCDDTPLLTNIYTGWPGSTHDARVLRNSELFTRAEAGSCIDPDKLIIGDSAYPLKPWLVTPFRDNGRLNLQQRRFNRVLSSGRQVVERCIGHLKGRFRRSREIPVHKPEDIVSIIVSGCILHNLCIIHKDDVENFIEEDGNGHPNNYPNLFRNDVNGINRRLQIMAGLP; encoded by the exons ATGGCTACCTTAGGTGTGCTATATATTATTCTGGAGAATTTTTTTGACGATGACCATGACATTGTACACTTTTGGAGTCTCAGAAATTCGACAATAGGGCATCTTATTGCCCAGAGTCAGTTTGCTTCCAGGCGACCATATTTGCCTCGGATAACAGGGTTTGCCGAAGATATTATTATACCCCAGTTTAATTCATGCGACTTTAAATACCACTTTCGCCTAAGCAGAGAGATGTTCGAGGAAATCCTTGTTCACATTGGACACAGGCTAGCTTCAGATCACTGTGGAGGACTGGTCGAGACAGAACCTACCAAACAGCTGCTAATATTTGCATGTTACATGGCTAACACCGAGTCCATGAGAGAAGTTAGCCCGTGCTTCAATGTTGGTCTTGCAACTGTGCATAGAATTATTGGGAGAACCTGCAGAATCATAATTGAGTGTCTTGCTAAT GTAATCAGATGGCCAAGTTCTGCTGAGCAACAAGTCATTGCTACAAGGTTTCAGCTGAACTACATGTTTCCTCACACAGTTGGTGTCCTTGACGGAACACATATTCGCCTATCTTCCTGCCCTGGAGGAGATCCCGATTACATAAACAGAAAATCGTTTCCCTCTATGCAGCTTCAG GTTGTGTGCGACGACACCCCTCTTCTAACTAACATCTACACTGGGTGGCCTGGAAGTACCCATGATGCAAGAGTATTGCGGAATTCCGAGCTGTTTACCAGAGCTGAAGCTGGCAGCTGTATTGACCCCGATAAACTCATCATAGGTGATAGTGCATATCCGCTAAAGCCATGGCTTGTAACCCCATTCAGGGATAATGGCAGACTGAATTTACAACAAAGACGCTTCAACCGTGTATTATCGTCAGGACGACAGGTTGTAGAGCGTTGTATAGGACATCTTAAAGGGCGATTTCGTCGTTCGCGAGAAATACCTGTTCATAAACCTGAAGATATTGTTTCTATCATAGTTTCAGGATGCATCTTGCACAACCTGTGCATTATACACAAGGATGATGTAGAAAATTTCATTGAGGAAGATGGAAACGGTCATCCAAACAATTATCCAAACTTATTTAGAAATGATGTGAATGGTATTAACAGAAGACTACAAATTATGGCAGGACTACCATAA
- the LOC128186368 gene encoding uncharacterized protein LOC128186368, which translates to MWLKMGEELELEVLPKGCTPPPPSPDYHSTLSTFGTKNESLKRPLSPTPESDAFSPVASYSPALDSCSAFTPVTRTISQAEDSILTTLRRTNQDKIQKLEKRMKEKTQEDVLLEQVNVLKTLLARVTVDVDQMKIIINFLEDKLSKGDNRTSAKRVAFTTL; encoded by the exons ATGTGGTTAAAGATGGGGGAGGAGTTGGAGTTAGAAGTCCTGCCAAAGGG CTGTACTCCACCCCCTCCATCTCCAGACTACCATTCCACATTGAGCACATTTGGCACGAAAAATGAGTcattaaaaag ACCTCTAAGTCCTACACCAGAGAGCGACGCCTTTTCACCAGTTGCCAGCTACTCGCCGGCCCTGGATTCATGTAGTGCCTTTACGCCAGTGACACGTACCATTAGTCAGGCCGAAGACTCTATTCTGACTACTTTAAg GCGAACAAACCAGGACAAgattcaaaaattggaaaaaaggATGAAGGAAAAAACCCAGGAGGATGTCTTGCTAGAACAAGTAAACGTGTTAAAAACCCTCCTGGCCAGAGTGACAGTAGACGTcgatcaaatgaaaattatcataAACTTTTTAGAAGACAAGTTGTCGAAAGGAGATAACAGAACCTCGGCTAAAAGGGTCGCGTTTACAACGCTCTAG